A single Pseudomonas sp. HN11 DNA region contains:
- a CDS encoding FHA domain-containing protein — translation MYELRVLDGLRQGAALPLFGERWSIGAQADADLVLSDPGVAEHHALLQFSDANWSVQAQAQLVYGADGQALAQIPSLALNTTFLVGSVRLCVTLADHPWPEPEAPVSAAFPSPERPVQTLRLSSISHSQQKRLISLMLVVAVVIAVVGMVSTGEHDAQASLMPPVIGKHELASPFDVRQQLLKMLGERELSQRIDLQVINGQVVLNGDVSQDDVELVSRMLSRFGEQFESMVPVISRVRVRDDALPFRIVQIVGGPNGHVVLEEGSRLFLGDQVDGLRLVLIDNSKVVFDGTRRYEVRW, via the coding sequence ATGTATGAGTTACGCGTGCTTGATGGGCTGCGCCAGGGCGCTGCGTTGCCGTTGTTCGGCGAACGATGGAGCATCGGTGCCCAGGCGGACGCTGACCTGGTGCTGAGCGATCCTGGGGTCGCCGAGCATCATGCCCTGCTGCAATTTTCCGACGCTAATTGGTCGGTGCAGGCCCAGGCGCAGCTGGTGTACGGGGCTGATGGCCAGGCCCTGGCGCAGATCCCGAGCCTGGCGTTGAACACGACCTTTCTGGTGGGCAGCGTGAGATTGTGCGTCACCTTGGCAGATCATCCATGGCCTGAGCCTGAGGCCCCGGTATCTGCAGCATTCCCATCACCGGAACGACCTGTGCAGACACTGCGGTTATCGTCCATCTCACACTCGCAGCAGAAGCGGTTGATCAGCCTGATGCTGGTGGTGGCGGTAGTCATCGCAGTGGTGGGCATGGTTTCGACAGGGGAACATGACGCGCAGGCTTCCCTGATGCCACCGGTGATTGGCAAACACGAATTGGCCTCACCGTTTGATGTGCGTCAGCAGTTGTTGAAAATGCTCGGCGAGCGTGAGCTGAGCCAACGGATCGACTTGCAAGTCATCAACGGTCAAGTCGTGCTCAACGGCGATGTTTCCCAGGACGACGTGGAGCTGGTGTCGCGGATGCTCAGCCGCTTTGGTGAGCAATTCGAAAGTATGGTGCCGGTGATCAGTCGTGTACGTGTGCGAGATGACGCCTTGCCGTTCAGGATCGTGCAGATTGTCGGCGGACCTAACGGTCATGTGGTTCTGGAAGAGGGTAGCCGACTCTTTTTGGGGGATCAGGTGGACGGGTTGCGCCTGGTGCTGATCGACAACAGCAAAGTGGTTTTTGATGGCACACGGCGTTATGAGGTGCGCTGGTGA
- a CDS encoding FliM/FliN family flagellar motor switch protein: protein MIVPLLTLPSIKNDEVAARRQLGRGLYLPFHVAGQAGELRLEPGRPPVGGDVVCFDTQCGVLALAKAGPLLSLLGECPVTLGADNEPDSWFWTLFQYYLSSEVRALLGYVRLLHTGRPKGFGCRLTVTLGASWVEGYVWLSTESFLALYEAGAWRATAAPLPLSFQLAIAVTLGRLRLPIVQAGSLRAGDVLVLEQTFFQARGSGYVSVGRERLHGDIDDDTGWLRFTLTSIEDMSVDEDLAVPHHSGHEDDEPVMDVFGHEPFDELSMTLSVRCGTLNLTLGELRNLVPGSVLGITGFTPGMAGLFYGDRPIGQGQLVEVDGRLGLQLSRVVFGR from the coding sequence ATGATCGTACCGCTATTGACATTACCTTCGATCAAGAACGACGAGGTTGCCGCACGCCGCCAGCTGGGCCGCGGCCTGTACCTGCCGTTCCATGTTGCGGGTCAGGCCGGTGAGTTGCGGCTTGAGCCTGGACGTCCGCCAGTTGGCGGTGACGTGGTGTGTTTCGACACGCAGTGCGGCGTGCTGGCGCTCGCCAAGGCGGGGCCGTTGCTTAGCCTGCTGGGCGAATGTCCGGTGACCCTTGGAGCCGACAACGAACCGGACTCCTGGTTCTGGACGTTGTTCCAGTATTACCTGAGCTCCGAAGTGCGAGCGCTGTTGGGCTATGTGCGATTGCTACACACCGGGCGACCAAAGGGCTTTGGCTGTCGCCTCACCGTGACCCTGGGGGCATCGTGGGTTGAGGGATATGTGTGGTTGAGCACCGAAAGCTTTTTGGCGTTGTACGAGGCGGGGGCTTGGCGGGCCACGGCTGCGCCGCTGCCGTTGTCGTTTCAACTGGCAATTGCCGTGACCCTTGGGCGGTTGCGGTTACCGATTGTACAGGCCGGCAGTCTGCGAGCTGGTGATGTGCTGGTGCTTGAACAGACCTTTTTCCAGGCCCGGGGCAGCGGCTATGTGTCGGTCGGCAGAGAGCGCCTGCATGGCGACATTGACGATGACACTGGGTGGTTACGTTTCACTCTTACTTCTATCGAGGACATGTCTGTGGACGAAGATTTAGCTGTACCTCATCACTCGGGGCATGAAGACGATGAACCCGTAATGGACGTATTCGGTCACGAGCCGTTCGATGAATTGAGCATGACGCTGAGCGTACGCTGCGGAACACTGAACCTGACCCTGGGGGAGTTGCGTAACCTCGTGCCCGGCTCGGTACTGGGCATTACCGGTTTTACCCCAGGCATGGCGGGTCTGTTTTATGGCGATCGGCCCATCGGCCAGGGGCAGTTGGTGGAAGTTGACGGGCGCCTGGGGTTGCAGTTGTCCCGAGTGGTGTTCGGTCGATGA
- the sctT gene encoding type III secretion system export apparatus subunit SctT — MLLYLEYLPSLMIGMARIYPCGILVAAFCFQQVRGLPRHTIVMVMALLPAPGIHAALAGQDYSALMLGALMLKELALGLLLGVLLAMPFWMFESVGALLDNQRGALAGGQLNPSLGPDATPIGHMFKQLAIYLLMAILGLGALTQVIWDSYLIWPPTVWFPLPAANGMSVFVGLLSDTFMHMMLYAAPFIAVLLLLEFGIALLGVYSQQLQVSTVAPPVKCLAGIGILLLYFALLQDLIIGRMSQLGDLKHYLGLLLKVSMP, encoded by the coding sequence GTGCTGCTTTATCTTGAGTATCTCCCCAGCCTGATGATCGGCATGGCGCGTATCTATCCCTGTGGCATCCTGGTGGCGGCGTTTTGTTTTCAACAGGTGCGCGGCCTGCCCCGGCACACCATCGTGATGGTCATGGCGTTGTTGCCCGCTCCGGGTATTCATGCTGCTTTGGCGGGGCAGGACTATTCAGCATTGATGCTCGGTGCGCTGATGCTCAAGGAGTTAGCATTGGGGTTGCTGCTGGGGGTGTTGTTGGCCATGCCGTTCTGGATGTTCGAGTCGGTGGGGGCGCTGCTGGACAACCAGCGTGGAGCCTTGGCCGGTGGCCAACTTAACCCGTCACTGGGGCCGGACGCGACGCCGATCGGGCACATGTTCAAGCAACTGGCGATTTACTTGCTGATGGCCATCCTGGGGTTGGGCGCGCTCACCCAGGTGATCTGGGACAGTTACCTGATCTGGCCACCCACCGTGTGGTTTCCGCTTCCAGCAGCTAATGGCATGAGCGTATTTGTCGGGCTGCTCAGTGACACATTCATGCACATGATGCTTTATGCCGCGCCCTTTATTGCCGTGCTATTGCTGTTGGAGTTCGGTATCGCGTTGCTGGGGGTCTACAGCCAGCAATTGCAAGTGAGTACCGTGGCGCCGCCGGTCAAGTGCCTGGCGGGAATCGGTATTTTGTTGCTGTACTTTGCACTGTTGCAGGATCTTATTATCGGGCGTATGAGCCAGTTGGGTGACCTCAAGCACTACCTGGGACTTTTGCTCAAGGTCTCGATGCCGTGA
- a CDS encoding type III secretion system HrpP C-terminal domain-containing protein encodes MTKVVNKPTERPRLREPREEREPGAAGVVPWEQGRLFAQLFANDGDGVGTGASLPGKKTATGIAMIEALAEQITPRVLAGSQWPLQAVLYLPRLGRINASVRREQSGWAIELEAEHDATARWLSGVRQQCEDRFTQALGLPVSLLLPSVGNP; translated from the coding sequence ATGACCAAAGTTGTAAATAAACCCACTGAGCGTCCACGCCTGCGTGAGCCACGGGAGGAGCGTGAACCAGGAGCTGCAGGCGTAGTGCCCTGGGAGCAAGGACGACTGTTTGCGCAGTTGTTTGCCAATGATGGCGACGGCGTCGGGACGGGGGCCTCCTTGCCGGGGAAAAAAACAGCGACCGGTATCGCCATGATCGAGGCGCTGGCCGAACAGATCACCCCTCGTGTGCTGGCCGGCTCTCAGTGGCCGTTGCAGGCAGTGTTGTACTTGCCACGCCTGGGACGGATCAACGCCAGCGTGCGCCGAGAGCAGAGCGGTTGGGCCATTGAACTGGAAGCGGAACATGACGCCACGGCCCGCTGGCTCAGTGGCGTACGGCAACAGTGTGAGGACCGTTTTACGCAAGCGCTGGGGCTGCCGGTCAGCCTGCTTCTGCCAAGCGTCGGCAACCCATGA
- the sctV gene encoding type III secretion system export apparatus subunit SctV — translation MILLSTINGLLLKVAQRAEVLGAVVVMAIVFIFIVPLPTWLVDILIALNICISCLLIVLALYLPGPLAFSSFPSILLLTTMFRLALSIATTRLILLEQDAGDIVEAFGNFVVGGNLAVGMVIFLILTLVNFLVITKGSERVAEVAARFSLDAMPGKQMSIDSDLRAGLIDGMQARDKREQLSRESQLFGAMDGAMKFVKGDAIAGLIIVVVNLLGGFSTGMFQHGLSAGDSMALYSVLTIGDGLIAQIPALLISLTAGMIITRVAPDGRKGVSNMGVEIARQMTSEPKSWVIASVGMLAFAAVPGMPTLVFILIALITGSVGYYLVRQRQHQAEPSREAAEVVRPEENGKEDLRGFDPSRPYLLQFSPVLRGTPEVTNLIHGIRQARNSLVANIGLTLPPFEVELDDSLAPDEMRFCVHEVPMVRASVVNYVAVERMAFEVEPEHAIAGLVERDEQDWLWLAPDDPLLDDPQLERFTATSLILERMRKAMMLSGPQFLGIQESKSILSWLEHNQPELVQELQRIMPLSRFSAVLQRLASEGVPLRAVRLIVESLIEYGQHEREPEALADYARIALKAQIYHQYSEADGLHAWLLSAQSENILREALRQTQTGVFFALDQEHSAAFISLLNQAFTLRAKSKSVMLVAQDLRSPLRTLLLEEFNHVPVLSFAELGSTSKVKVLGRIDLGQEALMRGAAA, via the coding sequence GTGATCCTGCTGTCGACCATCAACGGCTTGCTGCTCAAAGTGGCACAGCGCGCCGAAGTGCTGGGCGCCGTAGTGGTCATGGCCATTGTCTTTATCTTTATCGTGCCACTGCCGACCTGGCTGGTAGATATCCTCATTGCTCTCAATATCTGCATATCTTGCCTGTTGATCGTACTGGCGCTTTATCTACCAGGCCCTCTGGCGTTTTCGTCGTTCCCATCGATCCTGTTGCTGACCACCATGTTTCGTTTGGCGCTGTCGATTGCGACCACGCGCTTGATCCTGCTGGAACAGGACGCCGGTGACATCGTCGAGGCTTTCGGCAATTTTGTGGTGGGGGGAAACCTGGCGGTAGGGATGGTGATCTTTCTGATCCTGACCCTGGTCAACTTCCTGGTGATCACCAAGGGCTCGGAGCGGGTCGCCGAGGTGGCGGCGCGGTTCAGCCTGGATGCGATGCCGGGCAAACAGATGTCTATCGATAGTGATCTGCGTGCGGGGCTGATTGACGGCATGCAAGCGAGGGACAAACGTGAGCAGTTGTCGCGTGAGAGCCAACTGTTCGGGGCCATGGATGGGGCCATGAAGTTCGTCAAGGGCGACGCCATCGCCGGCTTGATCATCGTCGTGGTCAACCTGTTGGGCGGCTTCTCCACAGGAATGTTCCAGCACGGCTTGAGCGCGGGCGATTCGATGGCGTTGTATTCGGTACTGACGATCGGCGATGGCCTGATTGCACAGATTCCGGCGCTGCTGATCTCTTTGACTGCGGGCATGATCATCACCCGTGTTGCGCCGGATGGACGCAAAGGCGTCAGTAACATGGGCGTCGAAATTGCCCGGCAAATGACCAGCGAGCCCAAGAGCTGGGTGATTGCCTCGGTGGGAATGCTTGCGTTTGCCGCTGTCCCTGGTATGCCTACCCTGGTATTTATCCTGATCGCGCTGATCACCGGCAGCGTGGGTTACTACCTGGTGCGGCAGCGTCAACACCAGGCAGAGCCTTCCAGGGAGGCCGCCGAAGTCGTTCGCCCTGAAGAGAACGGTAAAGAGGACTTGCGCGGCTTTGACCCGTCGCGCCCTTACCTGTTGCAGTTTTCCCCTGTTCTGCGTGGTACGCCTGAAGTGACGAATCTGATTCACGGGATTCGCCAGGCGCGAAATTCGCTGGTCGCCAATATTGGCCTGACATTGCCGCCGTTCGAAGTCGAGCTCGATGACTCCCTGGCCCCCGATGAGATGCGCTTTTGTGTGCATGAAGTCCCCATGGTGAGGGCGTCAGTGGTCAACTATGTGGCCGTTGAGCGCATGGCGTTTGAGGTTGAACCTGAGCACGCCATCGCCGGGTTGGTTGAGCGCGATGAACAGGATTGGCTCTGGTTGGCCCCTGACGATCCGCTGCTTGATGATCCGCAACTGGAGCGCTTCACCGCCACGAGCCTTATCCTGGAGCGTATGAGGAAGGCGATGATGCTCAGCGGGCCACAGTTCCTGGGCATTCAGGAGAGCAAGTCGATCCTGAGTTGGCTTGAGCATAATCAGCCGGAACTGGTGCAGGAACTGCAGCGCATCATGCCGCTGTCGCGTTTTTCTGCGGTGTTGCAACGCCTGGCCAGTGAAGGTGTCCCCCTGCGGGCGGTGCGCCTGATTGTCGAATCGCTGATCGAGTACGGACAGCATGAGCGTGAGCCGGAAGCCCTGGCCGACTATGCACGCATTGCTCTCAAGGCGCAGATCTATCACCAGTACAGCGAGGCCGACGGCCTGCATGCCTGGCTGTTGTCTGCGCAAAGCGAAAACATCCTGCGCGAAGCCCTGCGCCAGACCCAGACCGGGGTGTTCTTCGCGTTGGACCAGGAACACAGCGCGGCGTTTATCAGCCTGCTCAATCAGGCCTTTACCTTGAGGGCCAAGAGCAAAAGCGTGATGTTGGTGGCGCAGGACTTGCGCAGCCCCTTGCGGACTTTATTGCTCGAAGAATTCAACCATGTACCAGTGCTGTCTTTCGCTGAGTTGGGAAGCACGTCCAAGGTCAAGGTATTGGGGCGCATTGACCTCGGTCAGGAAGCATTGATGCGTGGCGCAGCGGCATGA
- a CDS encoding FliI/YscN family ATPase produces MSSSVQARLDAWQQRQAQALGSFAPVAMRGRIQRVNGMLLQCRLPQARIGDLCQVEKGPGDCMLAEIIGFDQQDAVLSALGNLEGVRVGAPVERLGVSHRVQVSDALLGQVLDGFGRPITGQGASAFVESELPDTSPVLCEAPLPTERPRINRALATGVRSIDGLMTLGEGQRVGLFAGAGCGKTTLLAEIARNVECDVIVFGLIGERGRELREFLDHELDEQLRSKAVLVCATSDRSSMERARAAFTATALAEGFRRKGQRVLLLIDSLTRFARAQREIGLAAGEPLGRGGLPPSVYSLLPRLVERAGLTRDGVITAIYTVLIEQDSMNDPVADEVRSLLDGHIVLSRKLAERGHYPAVDVLASLSRILSNVAAPEDIQAGTALRRLLSAYQQIELMLKLGEYQPGSDELTDLAVNSRQAVDGFLRQDLREPTPMAVTLEQLKELTTHVPF; encoded by the coding sequence GTGAGTTCATCCGTGCAAGCGCGTCTGGACGCCTGGCAGCAACGCCAGGCCCAGGCGCTTGGCAGCTTTGCGCCGGTGGCCATGCGCGGGCGAATCCAGCGCGTCAACGGCATGCTGCTGCAGTGCCGGCTGCCTCAGGCGCGTATCGGTGACTTGTGCCAGGTGGAAAAAGGTCCGGGTGACTGCATGCTCGCTGAAATCATCGGTTTTGATCAGCAGGACGCGGTGCTCAGTGCCCTTGGGAACCTGGAAGGCGTGCGCGTGGGTGCGCCGGTTGAGCGCCTGGGCGTGTCGCATAGGGTGCAGGTCAGCGACGCGCTCTTGGGTCAGGTTCTGGATGGTTTCGGGAGGCCGATTACGGGCCAGGGTGCCAGCGCATTTGTCGAATCCGAACTGCCGGATACCAGCCCGGTGTTATGTGAAGCGCCCTTGCCCACCGAGCGGCCGCGTATCAACCGTGCGCTGGCCACCGGGGTACGGTCCATCGACGGATTGATGACGCTCGGTGAAGGCCAGCGCGTCGGTCTGTTCGCCGGGGCCGGTTGTGGCAAAACCACCTTGTTGGCCGAGATCGCCCGTAATGTCGAGTGCGATGTCATCGTGTTCGGTTTGATCGGTGAGCGGGGGCGCGAGCTGCGTGAGTTTCTCGACCATGAGCTTGATGAGCAACTGCGCTCTAAAGCGGTACTGGTGTGTGCCACATCTGATCGCTCCAGCATGGAACGTGCCCGCGCCGCCTTTACCGCCACAGCACTGGCTGAAGGTTTTCGGCGCAAGGGCCAACGGGTGTTGCTGCTGATTGATTCCCTGACCCGTTTCGCCAGGGCCCAGCGTGAAATCGGCCTGGCTGCCGGCGAACCCCTGGGGCGCGGAGGCCTGCCGCCTTCGGTGTACAGCTTGCTGCCGCGCTTGGTGGAGCGCGCCGGGTTGACCCGTGACGGGGTGATCACAGCGATCTACACAGTGCTGATTGAGCAGGACTCCATGAACGACCCCGTGGCCGATGAAGTACGTTCATTGCTCGACGGCCATATCGTGCTGTCGCGCAAATTGGCTGAGCGTGGGCACTATCCGGCGGTGGATGTGTTGGCGAGCCTTTCACGAATATTGAGCAACGTCGCGGCGCCTGAGGATATTCAAGCGGGCACGGCGTTGCGACGGTTGTTATCGGCGTACCAGCAGATCGAGTTGATGCTCAAACTGGGCGAGTACCAGCCTGGCAGCGATGAGTTGACGGACCTGGCCGTGAACAGTCGCCAAGCGGTGGATGGGTTCCTGCGCCAGGATTTGCGTGAGCCTACCCCGATGGCCGTCACGCTGGAGCAACTCAAGGAGCTGACCACCCATGTCCCATTCTGA
- a CDS encoding TyeA family type III secretion system gatekeeper subunit, with the protein MKVESHNDVPTVQRLDQPVISNTAEPAPAKGVDEKLAQLFNQEVELNKLPLAQRQMGLHVPAAEQLVQLYEQLGHPAQASMASVSRRIRMQLLRNASVDKLLDLTGGDPARAFVVLKHMASQADAELRKSEAALARAAIAKFEARFKREIQAGLNIAVALQAAGADPQERQALRALYYASVVTRQSLATMMQALLGVYGGERFYEGLNVMRKALADDIAARVSSMPTPLLRSLLLGLRSCGQLGTVLADCMAFNLRLGIDQDAVSLLQRLLGYADSGIDAEEILRLGNEMGSGSPSRQLAALNALYPLIRQLPLALWADNRAREETLFSFVVVMDELNRIDGGTQRFPELAGAMT; encoded by the coding sequence ATGAAAGTCGAATCGCACAACGATGTGCCAACGGTCCAACGCCTGGATCAACCTGTTATCAGCAATACTGCCGAGCCTGCGCCTGCGAAGGGTGTTGATGAAAAACTGGCCCAACTGTTCAATCAGGAAGTAGAGCTCAATAAACTCCCGCTGGCCCAGCGGCAGATGGGCTTGCACGTGCCTGCTGCGGAACAACTGGTGCAGCTTTATGAACAGTTGGGTCATCCGGCCCAGGCGAGCATGGCCTCGGTTTCTCGCCGCATCAGGATGCAGTTACTGCGAAACGCCAGCGTCGATAAATTGCTTGACCTCACAGGCGGCGACCCGGCGCGTGCGTTCGTGGTCCTCAAGCACATGGCAAGCCAGGCGGACGCTGAACTGCGTAAATCCGAGGCTGCCTTGGCCCGCGCAGCCATTGCCAAATTCGAGGCGCGTTTCAAAAGAGAAATCCAGGCTGGCCTGAACATTGCCGTAGCATTGCAAGCAGCTGGCGCGGACCCGCAGGAACGCCAGGCGCTCCGTGCGCTCTACTATGCCAGCGTGGTCACGCGCCAATCGCTGGCGACCATGATGCAGGCCCTGCTGGGCGTATACGGCGGCGAGCGCTTCTATGAAGGGCTCAATGTGATGCGTAAAGCCTTGGCAGACGATATCGCGGCCCGGGTGTCATCGATGCCCACCCCACTGTTGCGCTCTTTGCTGCTGGGCCTGCGAAGTTGTGGGCAGTTAGGTACGGTGTTGGCCGATTGCATGGCGTTCAACCTGCGACTGGGCATCGATCAGGACGCCGTTTCCTTGCTGCAGCGCCTGCTCGGATACGCCGACAGCGGTATCGACGCCGAGGAAATCCTGCGGTTGGGGAATGAGATGGGGAGTGGTTCGCCCTCCAGGCAACTGGCAGCTCTCAACGCGCTTTACCCTCTTATCCGGCAGTTACCGTTGGCCTTATGGGCTGACAATAGAGCCCGTGAGGAAACCTTGTTCAGCTTTGTAGTGGTGATGGACGAGCTGAACCGGATCGACGGTGGTACCCAACGTTTTCCTGAGTTGGCCGGGGCTATGACGTGA
- the sctU gene encoding type III secretion system export apparatus subunit SctU: MSDSGEKKHPASAKKLRDQRKKGQVAQSQDVSKLLALTAISEVALFTAETSLQRFQQLLVLPMSRLGQPFARVLEEVLAEGLVMFFSFSLLMAGLAIAAKLIASWMQFGLLFAPDTLKMDFNRLNPISQIKQMFSAQSLMNLLMSIAKAFLLGLIVYVVVWPALGALINLASSDLQSYLLALIALFRHLLHACLGLLLVLALIDLTLQKHFFAKRMRMTQVEVVKEYKDMEGDPHVKGQRRQLAQELAQEEPKVKLPKLEEADMLVVNPTHFAVALYYRPGKTPLPLLISKGTDDEARNLIARAKVAEVPVIQCVWLARTIYTKQLGASIPRETLQAVALIYRTLREMDDEAKRETLELPELDQR; the protein is encoded by the coding sequence GTGAGTGATTCGGGAGAAAAAAAGCACCCGGCGTCCGCCAAGAAACTGCGTGACCAACGTAAGAAAGGTCAGGTCGCGCAAAGCCAGGATGTGAGCAAGCTGCTGGCGCTGACGGCTATCAGTGAGGTCGCCTTGTTCACTGCCGAAACCAGCTTGCAGCGCTTTCAGCAATTGCTGGTGTTGCCGATGTCACGCTTGGGCCAGCCGTTTGCGCGGGTGCTGGAAGAAGTGCTGGCGGAGGGCCTGGTGATGTTTTTCTCGTTCTCTCTGTTGATGGCCGGGCTTGCGATTGCCGCGAAGCTGATTGCCAGTTGGATGCAGTTCGGCCTGCTGTTCGCACCGGACACGCTGAAGATGGATTTCAATCGCCTCAACCCTATCAGCCAGATCAAGCAGATGTTCTCTGCCCAGTCGTTAATGAACCTGCTGATGAGCATCGCCAAGGCGTTCCTACTGGGCCTGATTGTGTACGTGGTGGTCTGGCCCGCTCTGGGGGCGTTGATAAACCTTGCCAGCAGCGACCTGCAGAGTTATCTGCTGGCGCTGATCGCGTTGTTCCGTCACTTGCTGCATGCCTGCCTGGGGCTGTTGCTGGTGTTGGCACTGATCGATCTGACCTTGCAAAAGCACTTCTTCGCCAAGCGTATGCGCATGACACAGGTTGAGGTCGTCAAAGAGTACAAGGACATGGAGGGCGACCCCCATGTGAAAGGCCAGCGCCGCCAGTTGGCGCAGGAATTGGCGCAAGAGGAGCCGAAGGTCAAGCTGCCCAAGCTGGAAGAAGCCGACATGTTGGTGGTCAACCCGACGCACTTTGCAGTCGCGCTGTACTACCGCCCAGGCAAGACGCCTTTACCCCTGCTGATCAGCAAGGGCACGGACGACGAAGCGCGAAACCTGATCGCGCGAGCAAAGGTCGCCGAGGTCCCGGTGATTCAATGTGTGTGGCTGGCCCGCACGATCTATACCAAACAGCTGGGTGCAAGCATTCCTCGCGAGACCTTGCAGGCCGTAGCGCTGATCTACCGCACCTTGCGTGAGATGGATGACGAAGCCAAGCGCGAAACGCTGGAACTGCCTGAGCTTGATCAGCGCTGA
- the sctO gene encoding type III secretion system stalk subunit SctO, giving the protein MSHSDVLLGEVQMLRRLRRHRADRAERALREAKRAQQALLAHIQQAQAALEHTRQEEARQCAQLLSQHQGQVLTLKGLKSWSAQERSLSASTQREEGQLEALRNQRQEKENHVGSAQRHATECLRQVEKLQELSLLLAQEPI; this is encoded by the coding sequence ATGTCCCATTCTGATGTGCTGCTCGGTGAAGTGCAGATGCTGCGACGCCTGCGCAGGCACAGGGCTGATCGGGCCGAGCGTGCCCTGCGTGAGGCCAAGCGTGCGCAGCAGGCCCTGCTTGCGCATATCCAGCAGGCCCAGGCTGCGCTTGAACACACTCGGCAGGAGGAAGCCCGGCAATGTGCTCAGTTGCTCAGTCAGCATCAGGGCCAGGTATTGACCTTGAAAGGCTTGAAATCCTGGAGTGCACAGGAGCGCAGTTTATCCGCCAGCACCCAGCGCGAAGAGGGCCAGCTTGAGGCGCTGCGCAACCAACGGCAAGAAAAGGAAAACCACGTTGGTAGTGCCCAGAGGCACGCCACCGAATGCCTGCGACAGGTGGAAAAGCTGCAGGAGTTGTCACTGTTGCTGGCACAGGAGCCGATATGA
- the sctS gene encoding type III secretion system export apparatus subunit SctS: MEPIVLFKQGMLLVVVLSAPPLIVAVVVGVLTSLVQALMQIQDQTLPFGIKLVAVGVTLILTGRWIGVELIQLINLTFEMIGRSALN; the protein is encoded by the coding sequence ATGGAACCTATCGTGCTGTTCAAGCAGGGCATGTTGCTGGTAGTTGTGCTGTCGGCACCGCCGCTGATCGTGGCGGTGGTGGTGGGGGTGCTGACCTCTTTGGTACAAGCGCTGATGCAGATCCAGGACCAGACATTACCCTTTGGTATCAAACTAGTAGCGGTGGGTGTCACATTGATCCTGACGGGCCGCTGGATTGGCGTGGAGTTGATCCAGCTGATCAACCTGACGTTTGAAATGATCGGCCGTTCGGCCCTGAACTAA
- the sctR gene encoding type III secretion system export apparatus subunit SctR, protein MILQGLDPIVLAIFLGALSLMPMLLVVCTAYLKIVIVLMITRNAIGVQQVPPSMAINGIALAASLFIMAPVGYEIAENIKASPLDMSNVQTFLNTGNEAINPLRAFMLRNVDPDVLTHLLDNTARLWPAKMAQEVQREDLILLIPAFVLSQLQAGFEIGFLIYIPFIVIDLIVSNLLLALGMQMVSPMTISLPLKLLLFVLVSGWSRLLDSLFLSYL, encoded by the coding sequence ATGATACTTCAAGGGCTGGACCCGATAGTCCTGGCGATATTTCTGGGCGCGCTGTCGTTGATGCCCATGCTGTTGGTGGTCTGCACAGCCTACTTGAAAATCGTGATTGTGCTGATGATTACCCGCAATGCCATCGGCGTACAGCAGGTACCTCCGAGCATGGCCATCAACGGAATCGCTCTGGCGGCCTCCTTGTTCATCATGGCGCCGGTGGGGTATGAAATCGCCGAGAATATCAAGGCTTCGCCTCTGGACATGAGCAACGTGCAAACGTTTCTGAATACCGGCAATGAGGCCATCAACCCCTTGCGTGCATTCATGCTGCGTAATGTGGACCCGGATGTGCTGACCCATCTGCTGGACAACACCGCACGTCTGTGGCCTGCGAAAATGGCTCAGGAGGTACAGCGTGAAGATCTTATCCTGCTGATCCCGGCGTTTGTGCTTTCGCAATTGCAGGCGGGGTTCGAGATCGGTTTCTTGATCTACATCCCTTTCATTGTGATCGACCTTATTGTTTCCAACCTGTTGCTGGCGCTGGGTATGCAGATGGTCTCGCCGATGACCATTTCCCTACCGCTCAAGCTGCTGCTGTTCGTGCTGGTGTCTGGCTGGTCGCGGTTGCTCGACAGCCTGTTCCTTTCCTATCTCTGA